The following proteins are encoded in a genomic region of Primulina huaijiensis isolate GDHJ02 chromosome 3, ASM1229523v2, whole genome shotgun sequence:
- the LOC140973825 gene encoding UMP-CMP kinase-like isoform X2 — protein MWRRAISLSPLLSSSKSRLLNQSQVAHGFNAWQAFGMQILYTAEAGTSDRGRNPIITFVLGGPGSGKGTQCMKIVETFGFTHLSAGDLLRKEISSNSENGSMILDTIREGKIVPSEMTVKLLQKAIEESKNDRFLIDGFPRSEENRITYERVIGTEPDIVLFFHCPEEEMMKRVLNRNQGRVDDNIDTVKERLKIDAIGSEDEIFERVSPIFAALR, from the exons ATGTGGAGGCGCGCGATTTCTCTGTCGCCGCTGCTTTCTTCATCAAAATCACGCCTACTCAATCAG AGTCAGGTGGCCCATGGATTTAATGCTTGGCAGGCGTTCGGTATGCAAATACTTTACACG GCAGAAGCTGGAACTTCTGATAGAGGAAGAAACCCCATTATAACGTTTGTCTTGg GAGGTCCTGGGAGCGGAAAAGGGACTCAATGTATGAAGATCGTCGAAACGTTTGGGTTCACCCACTTGAGTGCTGGAGATCTATTGAGAAAGGAAATTTCTTCCAACAGTGAAAATGG TTCCATGATCCTCGATACAATCAGGGAAGGAAAAATTGTTCCCTCAGAAATGACTGTAAAGCTGCTACAAAAGGCCATTGAAGAAAGCAAAAATGATAGATTTCTTATTGATGGATTTCCCAGAAGTGAAGAGAACCGCATCACGTATGAACGAGTT ATTGGCACTGAGCCAGATATTGTACTTTTCTTTCATTGTCCTGAAGAAGAAATGATGAAACGAGTGCTAAACCGTAACCAA GGACGAGTTGATGATAACATAGACACTGTCAAGGAACGGCTGAAG ATTGATGCCATCGGATCAGaggatgaaatatttgaaagagtTAGCCCAATTTTTGCTGCCTTGAG GTGA
- the LOC140973825 gene encoding UMP-CMP kinase-like isoform X1 — protein sequence MWRRAISLSPLLSSSKSRLLNQSQVAHGFNAWQAFGMQILYTAEAGTSDRGRNPIITFVLGGPGSGKGTQCMKIVETFGFTHLSAGDLLRKEISSNSENGSMILDTIREGKIVPSEMTVKLLQKAIEESKNDRFLIDGFPRSEENRITYERVIGTEPDIVLFFHCPEEEMMKRVLNRNQGRVDDNIDTVKERLKVFTALSLPVINYYSEKGKLYKIDAIGSEDEIFERVSPIFAALR from the exons ATGTGGAGGCGCGCGATTTCTCTGTCGCCGCTGCTTTCTTCATCAAAATCACGCCTACTCAATCAG AGTCAGGTGGCCCATGGATTTAATGCTTGGCAGGCGTTCGGTATGCAAATACTTTACACG GCAGAAGCTGGAACTTCTGATAGAGGAAGAAACCCCATTATAACGTTTGTCTTGg GAGGTCCTGGGAGCGGAAAAGGGACTCAATGTATGAAGATCGTCGAAACGTTTGGGTTCACCCACTTGAGTGCTGGAGATCTATTGAGAAAGGAAATTTCTTCCAACAGTGAAAATGG TTCCATGATCCTCGATACAATCAGGGAAGGAAAAATTGTTCCCTCAGAAATGACTGTAAAGCTGCTACAAAAGGCCATTGAAGAAAGCAAAAATGATAGATTTCTTATTGATGGATTTCCCAGAAGTGAAGAGAACCGCATCACGTATGAACGAGTT ATTGGCACTGAGCCAGATATTGTACTTTTCTTTCATTGTCCTGAAGAAGAAATGATGAAACGAGTGCTAAACCGTAACCAA GGACGAGTTGATGATAACATAGACACTGTCAAGGAACGGCTGAAGGTCTTTACTGCTCTAAGCCTTCCTGTTATCAACTACTACTCTGAGAAAGGAAAACTTTACAAG ATTGATGCCATCGGATCAGaggatgaaatatttgaaagagtTAGCCCAATTTTTGCTGCCTTGAG GTGA
- the LOC140973826 gene encoding 21 kDa protein-like, translating to MARAKLVVSLAILSLLYVFSQHKAVDASAAPSIGNSFIRSSCGTTTYPNLCISSLSAYASTIRKSPRQLVTTALSVSIDRAKSSKQHIQSLIKFHGLKRREYAALKDCLEEITEGVDRLAKSVQELKNMGRAGGPDYFWHMSNLQTWVSAALTDDSTCMDGFAGRAMDGRIKTSVRARMTNVAQVTSNALALCNQFAGKF from the coding sequence atgGCTAGAGCTAAGCTTGTAGTATCCCTTGCAATTCTCTCCCTGCTCTACGTTTTTAGCCAACACAAGGCGGTCGACGCCTCCGCCGCCCCGTCTATCGGCAACAGTTTCATTAGATCTTCATGCGGCACAACGACATACCCCAATCTTTGCATCTCATCGCTCTCCGCCTATGCATCGACTATCCGAAAAAGCCCGCGACAATTAGTCACGACCGCATTGTCCGTGAGCATCGACCGGGCCAAATCCTCGAAGCAGCACATTCAAAGTCTCATTAAATTCCACGGGCTCAAGCGAAGAGAGTACGCGGCCCTGAAGGATTGCCTGGAAGAGATCACCGAAGGCGTGGATCGTCTGGCCAAGTCCGTTCAAGAGCTCAAGAATATGGGCCGGGCCGGAGGACCCGACTACTTCTGGCACATGAGCAACCTGCAGACGTGGGTCAGCGCCGCCCTCACCGACGACAGCACGTGCATGGATGGGTTCGCGGGCCGGGCTATGGATGGGCGTATCAAGACTTCGGTCAGGGCCCGAATGACTAACGTTGCACAGGTTACTAGTAATGCATTGGCTTTGTGCAATCAGTTTGCTGGGAAATTTTAA
- the LOC140972261 gene encoding 21 kDa protein-like codes for MEINFLAKSLPLALLFIRLLVASSADSSIGTTGSAEFIKASCSVTAYPRLCYASLSTQATAIQQSPKLLAHAALSLSLNTARSTAADMAELLKWSSMRPREVGAMRDCVEQLADSVDRLRRSAAEMNLINKRRSDFWLMMDDIQTWVSAALTDEDTCMDGFAARPTTCEVKIAVRGRISKVARMTSNALALINHYATIHG; via the coding sequence ATGGAAATTAATTTTCTGGCGAAATCCCTTCCCCTAGCTCTGTTATTCATCAGATTACTGGTAGCTTCCTCCGCTGATTCCTCCATCGGAACAACCGGTAGTGCCGAGTTCATAAAAGCATCCTGTTCTGTTACAGCCTACCCTAGACTCTGCTACGCTTCCCTCTCAACCCAAGCAACCGCCATACAGCAAAGCCCGAAGCTACTCGCGCACGCTGCCCTTTCCCTCAGCCTCAACACAGCCCGCTCCACAGCAGCAGACATGGCCGAGCTCTTGAAATGGAGCAGCATGCGCCCCAGAGAGGTGGGCGCCATGCGCGACTGCGTGGAACAGTTGGCTGACTCGGTGGACAGGCTACGCCGGTCCGCGGCGGAGATGAACCTGATCAATAAAAGACGCTCCGATTTCTGGCTGATGATGGATGACATTCAGACTTGGGTCAGCGCCGCCTTGACGGACGAAGACACCTGCATGGACGGATTCGCCGCCAGGCCGACCACCTGCGAAGTGAAGATCGCCGTGAGGGGGAGGATTTCGAAGGTGGCACGTATGACTAGCAATGCATTGGCGCTGATCAATCACTATGCTACAATTCatggttaa